In Rhodoferax koreense, a genomic segment contains:
- a CDS encoding type IV pilin protein, with amino-acid sequence MKKQQAQRGFTLMELMITVAVVGILAAIAYPSFTEQIARSRRTEAQTILLAGQQWMERFYTENYRYDKNSAGTAVDDSALFPSRFSTSPAPGQGAPLYTIAVSAPTRDTYTITATRKSGTAMATDRCGDMTVDHLGRRSVVNYSSAKFGSSTANAITYCWK; translated from the coding sequence ATGAAAAAGCAGCAAGCCCAGCGGGGTTTCACCCTGATGGAGCTGATGATCACCGTGGCGGTGGTGGGCATTCTGGCGGCCATCGCCTACCCGTCTTTCACCGAACAGATCGCGCGAAGCCGGCGAACGGAAGCGCAGACCATTCTGTTGGCCGGCCAACAGTGGATGGAGCGGTTCTACACGGAGAACTACCGTTATGACAAGAACAGCGCGGGAACGGCTGTGGACGACAGCGCACTGTTTCCATCCCGCTTCAGCACCTCCCCTGCCCCCGGCCAAGGTGCGCCGCTCTACACCATCGCCGTGAGCGCGCCGACGCGCGACACCTACACCATCACGGCCACCCGCAAGTCGGGCACCGCGATGGCAACAGATCGCTGCGGCGACATGACTGTCGATCATCTGGGCCGGCGCAGCGTGGTGAACTACAGCTCGGCCAAGTTTGGAAGCTCCACCGCCAACGCCATCACCTACTGTTGGAAGTAG
- the ribD gene encoding bifunctional diaminohydroxyphosphoribosylaminopyrimidine deaminase/5-amino-6-(5-phosphoribosylamino)uracil reductase RibD yields MNFSVPSDFVHQAHLQAQHASRGASPNPAVGCIITSPTGQILGQGHTQKVGGPHAEVMALRDAAAHGHSVEGATAYVTLEPCSHHGRTGPCCDALIAAGIGKVVASLADPNPLVAGNGFARLRAAGVVVEVGPGAEEARELNIGFFSRMVRKTPWVRMKIAASLDGKTALADGTSQWITSEAARTDGHAWRARASAVLTGIGTVLEDDPRLDVRLVDTPRQPHLVIVDSQLQTPLDARLFIAGRAVFIYAAAPNDAKKSELEAHGATVIHLPGRAPGTENKVDLAAMLQDLGRREINELHVEAGHKLNGSLIREGLVDEFLVYLAPKFIGQGLDMANLGPLSALSQAVALEFKSVDLLPPDLRILARVPGRDRF; encoded by the coding sequence ATGAATTTTTCGGTCCCTTCTGATTTCGTGCACCAGGCCCACCTGCAGGCCCAGCACGCCAGCCGCGGCGCGTCGCCCAACCCCGCCGTCGGCTGCATCATCACCTCCCCCACCGGCCAGATCCTCGGCCAGGGCCACACCCAGAAGGTCGGCGGCCCGCACGCGGAGGTCATGGCCCTGCGCGATGCGGCGGCGCACGGGCATTCGGTCGAAGGCGCCACCGCCTATGTCACGCTCGAACCGTGTTCCCACCACGGCCGCACCGGCCCTTGCTGCGACGCGCTGATTGCGGCCGGCATCGGCAAAGTCGTGGCCTCGCTGGCCGACCCGAACCCCCTGGTCGCCGGCAATGGCTTCGCGCGGCTGCGCGCGGCGGGCGTCGTGGTCGAAGTGGGACCGGGCGCGGAGGAAGCGCGCGAACTCAACATCGGCTTCTTCAGCCGCATGGTGCGCAAGACGCCGTGGGTCCGCATGAAGATCGCGGCATCCCTGGACGGCAAGACTGCGCTGGCCGACGGCACCAGCCAGTGGATCACGTCGGAGGCGGCACGCACCGACGGCCACGCCTGGCGCGCGCGCGCCTCGGCGGTGCTGACCGGCATCGGCACGGTGCTGGAAGACGATCCGCGGCTCGATGTGCGTCTGGTCGACACGCCGCGCCAGCCGCATCTCGTGATTGTCGACAGCCAATTGCAGACGCCGCTCGATGCTCGCCTTTTCATAGCTGGCCGCGCCGTATTCATCTACGCCGCAGCCCCAAATGATGCCAAAAAATCAGAACTGGAAGCCCACGGCGCCACGGTGATCCATCTGCCAGGCCGCGCGCCGGGCACCGAGAACAAGGTCGACCTGGCGGCCATGTTGCAGGACCTCGGCCGGCGCGAAATCAACGAGCTGCACGTCGAGGCCGGCCACAAGCTCAACGGCTCGCTGATCCGCGAAGGCCTGGTCGACGAGTTCCTGGTCTACCTTGCGCCCAAGTTCATCGGCCAGGGCCTGGACATGGCGAATCTCGGCCCGCTGTCCGCCCTGTCGCAGGCCGTGGCGCTCGAATTCAAGAGCGTGGACCTGCTGCCGCCCGACCTGCGCATCCTGGCGCGCGTCCCCGGTCGCGATCGGTTCTGA
- a CDS encoding riboflavin synthase: MFTGIITGVGRIVAVHDLGSSSSFGKRLTLEAPAGYLADVGLGDSIALNGACMTATTLDTAQHRFTIDISAESLDKTTGLDAPGPVNLEKALRAHDRLGGHIVAGHVDGIGSVVRFEQVGESWLLQILAPKSLAKYLAYKGSITVNGVSLTVNQVADVAEGCEMSINLIPHTVENTALGSLAAGSRVNLEIDLIARYVERMLQADPQHPTPHSIVSTVAKAQP; the protein is encoded by the coding sequence ATGTTCACCGGAATCATCACCGGCGTGGGGCGCATCGTCGCCGTCCACGACCTGGGTAGCTCTTCTTCATTCGGCAAACGCCTCACCCTCGAGGCGCCCGCCGGGTATCTGGCCGACGTCGGGCTGGGCGACAGCATCGCGCTCAACGGCGCGTGCATGACGGCCACGACGCTCGACACCGCCCAGCACCGCTTCACCATCGACATCTCGGCCGAGTCGCTCGACAAGACCACAGGGCTGGACGCGCCCGGCCCGGTCAACCTCGAGAAGGCGCTGCGCGCGCACGACCGGCTCGGCGGCCACATCGTCGCCGGCCATGTGGACGGCATCGGCAGCGTGGTCCGTTTCGAGCAGGTCGGCGAAAGCTGGCTGCTGCAGATCCTGGCACCGAAAAGCCTGGCCAAGTACCTCGCCTACAAGGGCTCGATCACCGTCAACGGCGTGAGCCTCACCGTGAACCAGGTGGCGGACGTGGCCGAGGGCTGCGAGATGTCGATCAACCTGATCCCGCACACGGTGGAAAACACCGCGCTCGGCAGCCTGGCGGCCGGCTCGCGCGTGAACCTCGAGATCGACCTCATCGCGCGCTACGTGGAGCGCATGTTGCAGGCCGATCCGCAGCACCCCACACCGCATTCCATCGTTTCGACCGTCGCGAAAGCCCAGCCATGA
- the ribBA gene encoding bifunctional 3,4-dihydroxy-2-butanone-4-phosphate synthase/GTP cyclohydrolase II, producing MTAPTTLAPAGISPVEDIVADMRAGRIVILVDEEDRENEGDLVLASDHVTPEAINFMARHARGLICLTLSREMCERLHLPPMVARNGAKHATAFTVSIEAAEGVTTGISAADRSRTVQAAVAKNATAQDLVQPGHIFPLQAVDGGVLMRAGHTEAGCDLATMAGCSPSAVICEVMNDDGTMARLPDLQVFAAQHGLKIGTIADLIEYRSRNESLIEKIGSRPIKTAFGEFTAHAFRDKPSRELHLALVKGSWAPEDVVDARVHEPLSILDLLEVDRSLHSWSLDASLRHIAQQGKGVAVLLNCGESAAELLEQFEGTARPAQAPERGRMDLRTYGVGAQILRECGVHRMRLLGQPRRMPSMTGYGLETVGYLAKQTPTPIDSKE from the coding sequence ATGACCGCTCCCACCACCCTCGCCCCGGCGGGCATCTCACCGGTGGAAGACATCGTGGCCGACATGCGTGCCGGCCGCATCGTGATCCTGGTCGACGAGGAAGACCGCGAGAACGAAGGCGACCTGGTGCTGGCCTCCGACCACGTCACGCCCGAAGCCATCAACTTCATGGCCCGCCATGCGCGCGGCCTGATCTGCCTCACGCTGTCGCGCGAGATGTGCGAACGCCTGCACCTGCCGCCGATGGTGGCGCGCAACGGCGCCAAGCATGCGACCGCCTTCACCGTGTCGATCGAAGCCGCCGAGGGCGTGACCACCGGCATCTCGGCCGCCGACCGTTCGCGCACCGTGCAGGCCGCCGTCGCCAAGAACGCGACGGCGCAGGACCTGGTGCAGCCCGGCCACATCTTCCCGCTGCAGGCGGTGGACGGCGGCGTGCTGATGCGCGCCGGCCACACCGAGGCGGGCTGCGACCTGGCCACCATGGCCGGCTGCAGCCCCAGCGCCGTGATCTGCGAGGTGATGAACGACGACGGCACCATGGCCCGCCTGCCCGACCTGCAGGTCTTCGCCGCGCAGCATGGCCTGAAGATCGGCACGATTGCCGATCTCATCGAATACCGCAGCCGCAACGAATCGCTGATCGAGAAGATCGGCAGCCGGCCGATCAAGACCGCGTTCGGCGAATTCACGGCCCACGCCTTCCGCGACAAGCCCAGCCGCGAACTGCACCTGGCCCTGGTCAAGGGCAGTTGGGCGCCCGAGGACGTGGTCGATGCGCGCGTGCACGAGCCGCTGTCCATCCTCGACCTGCTCGAGGTCGACCGTTCCCTGCATTCGTGGAGCCTGGACGCGAGCCTGCGCCACATCGCGCAGCAGGGCAAGGGCGTGGCGGTGCTGCTCAACTGCGGTGAAAGCGCGGCCGAACTGCTCGAACAATTCGAAGGCACGGCACGGCCCGCGCAGGCGCCCGAGCGCGGCCGCATGGACCTGCGCACCTACGGCGTGGGCGCGCAGATCCTGCGCGAATGCGGCGTGCACCGGATGCGCCTGCTGGGCCAGCCGCGCCGCATGCCGAGCATGACCGGCTACGGCCTGGAAACCGTCGGCTACCTCGCCAAACAGACCCCGACTCCAATCGATTCCAAGGAATAA
- the ribH gene encoding 6,7-dimethyl-8-ribityllumazine synthase, whose amino-acid sequence MQAADQGYDPQQPHMDGRKLRIGIVQARFNAGITDALAKACKDELAALGVAADRIVHVQVPGALEVPVALQALAEQEAFDALVALGCIIRGETYHFELVANESGASVSRIALDYQIPIANAIITTENMEQAVARQTDKGRDAARVAVEMANLLEQLK is encoded by the coding sequence ATGCAAGCTGCAGACCAGGGCTACGACCCGCAACAGCCACACATGGATGGCCGCAAGCTGCGCATCGGCATCGTGCAGGCCCGTTTCAACGCCGGCATCACCGACGCGCTGGCCAAGGCCTGCAAGGATGAGCTGGCCGCGCTCGGCGTGGCGGCGGACCGCATCGTCCATGTGCAAGTGCCCGGCGCACTGGAAGTCCCGGTGGCGCTGCAGGCGCTCGCAGAGCAGGAAGCCTTCGATGCGCTGGTGGCGCTCGGCTGCATCATCCGCGGCGAAACCTACCACTTCGAACTCGTGGCCAACGAATCGGGCGCGAGCGTGAGCCGCATCGCGCTCGACTACCAGATCCCGATCGCCAACGCCATCATCACCACCGAAAACATGGAACAGGCCGTGGCCCGCCAGACCGACAAGGGCCGCGACGCAGCCCGCGTGGCGGTGGAAATGGCCAACCTGCTGGAACAACTCAAATGA
- the nusB gene encoding transcription antitermination factor NusB: MTDESSHLSPAGKPARQSRTGLTSTGARKAAAKSVRSRAREFALQGLYQHLVGGNDAASIDAFTRDLAGFHKADSAHYDALLHGCIEHAAELDALIVPLLDRKMEEISPIEHAVMWIGVYEMQHCLDVPWRVVLNECIELAKEFGGTDGHKYVNGILNGLAPSLRSAEVQADQASGKSRPAAA, translated from the coding sequence ATGACCGACGAATCCAGCCACCTCAGCCCGGCGGGCAAACCTGCGCGCCAGTCGCGCACCGGCCTCACCAGCACCGGCGCGCGCAAGGCCGCCGCCAAATCGGTGCGCAGCCGCGCGCGCGAATTCGCATTGCAGGGCCTGTACCAGCACCTGGTGGGCGGCAACGACGCCGCGTCCATCGACGCGTTCACACGCGACCTGGCCGGCTTCCACAAGGCCGATTCGGCGCACTACGACGCGCTGCTGCACGGCTGCATCGAACACGCCGCCGAACTCGACGCGCTGATCGTGCCGCTGCTCGACCGCAAGATGGAAGAAATCTCGCCGATCGAGCATGCGGTGATGTGGATCGGCGTCTACGAGATGCAGCATTGCCTCGACGTGCCATGGCGCGTGGTGCTCAACGAATGCATCGAACTCGCCAAGGAATTCGGCGGCACCGACGGCCACAAATACGTCAATGGCATCCTCAACGGCCTGGCGCCCAGCCTGCGCAGCGCTGAAGTGCAGGCCGACCAGGCATCGGGCAAGAGCCGCCCGGCCGCCGCGTGA
- a CDS encoding pyridoxal phosphate-dependent aminotransferase, producing the protein MRISQRAQAIEPFYVMEVAKAASALAAEVADSERPMIFLNIGEPDFTAPPLVQQAAARAITEGATQYTQALGLMPLRERISAWYASRFGVDVPAGRIVITAGASAALQLACLALIDAGDEILMPDPSYPCNRHFVSAADGKAVLIPTTAEERFQLSAAKVEAAWSAKTRGVLLASPSNPTGTSIHPEELRRIHEVVTRKGGITVIDEIYLGLSHDPAFGQSALAIDDQIISINSFSKYFNMTGWRLGWLVVPEALVPVVERIAQNLFICASTVAQHAALACFEPESLAEYERRRAEFKARRDYFIPALRSLGFSVPVEPDGAFYAWADCSEICSRLGITGSWDFAFEVMRRAHVAVTPGRDFGTADTGHFVRFSTANSMAQLQTAVARLREMLG; encoded by the coding sequence ATGCGCATCTCGCAGCGCGCGCAGGCGATCGAGCCGTTCTACGTGATGGAAGTGGCCAAGGCCGCTTCGGCGCTCGCGGCGGAAGTCGCCGACAGCGAGCGGCCGATGATCTTCCTCAACATCGGCGAGCCCGATTTCACCGCGCCGCCGCTGGTGCAGCAGGCGGCCGCCCGGGCCATCACCGAAGGCGCCACGCAATACACGCAGGCCTTGGGCCTGATGCCGCTGCGGGAACGCATCAGCGCCTGGTACGCAAGCCGCTTCGGCGTCGATGTGCCGGCGGGTCGCATCGTCATCACCGCCGGTGCATCGGCCGCGCTGCAGCTCGCCTGCCTGGCGCTGATCGATGCCGGCGACGAAATCCTGATGCCCGACCCGAGCTACCCGTGCAACCGCCATTTCGTGAGTGCGGCGGATGGCAAGGCGGTGCTGATCCCGACGACGGCCGAAGAGCGTTTCCAGCTCAGTGCCGCCAAGGTCGAAGCCGCCTGGTCTGCCAAGACGCGCGGCGTGTTGCTGGCCTCGCCCTCCAATCCGACCGGGACCTCGATCCACCCCGAAGAACTGCGCCGCATCCACGAGGTGGTGACGCGCAAGGGCGGGATCACCGTCATCGACGAAATCTACCTCGGCCTGAGCCATGACCCAGCCTTCGGCCAGAGCGCGCTGGCGATCGATGATCAGATCATCAGCATCAACAGCTTCAGCAAATACTTCAACATGACGGGCTGGCGCCTGGGCTGGCTGGTCGTGCCCGAGGCACTGGTGCCGGTGGTCGAACGCATCGCGCAGAACCTGTTCATCTGCGCCAGCACGGTGGCGCAGCACGCGGCGCTGGCCTGTTTCGAGCCCGAGTCGCTGGCCGAATACGAACGCCGCCGCGCCGAATTCAAGGCCCGGCGCGACTACTTCATCCCGGCACTGCGTTCACTCGGATTTTCAGTGCCCGTCGAGCCCGATGGCGCTTTCTACGCCTGGGCCGACTGCTCCGAAATCTGTAGCAGGCTAGGCATTACCGGCAGTTGGGACTTCGCCTTCGAAGTCATGCGCCGCGCGCATGTGGCCGTCACGCCGGGCCGCGACTTCGGCACGGCCGACACCGGCCACTTCGTCCGTTTTTCCACCGCCAACTCAATGGCCCAGTTGCAGACCGCGGTAGCGCGGCTGCGCGAGATGCTGGGCTGA
- the ybgC gene encoding tol-pal system-associated acyl-CoA thioesterase, with translation MGFAFPIRVYWEDTDAGGIVFYANYLKFMERARTEWLRALGIGQRTLKADTGCMFVVTDTSLRYLQPARLDDELLVTARLEQSGRASLTIGQQVLAGTDRADIASSTVLCEGRIRISWVNAETLKPARIPPTLLEALK, from the coding sequence ATTGGCTTTGCTTTCCCCATCCGCGTGTACTGGGAAGACACCGACGCCGGCGGCATCGTGTTCTATGCCAACTACCTGAAGTTCATGGAGCGCGCACGCACCGAATGGCTGCGCGCCCTCGGGATCGGCCAGCGGACGTTGAAGGCCGACACGGGCTGCATGTTCGTCGTCACCGACACCTCGCTGCGCTACCTGCAACCCGCCCGGCTCGATGATGAACTTCTTGTTACAGCCCGTCTGGAACAAAGCGGGCGTGCGTCTCTCACAATAGGGCAGCAAGTGCTGGCCGGCACCGACCGCGCCGACATCGCCAGCAGCACCGTGTTGTGCGAAGGGCGCATCCGCATCAGCTGGGTGAACGCCGAAACCCTGAAACCTGCCCGCATTCCGCCAACACTTCTAGAAGCCCTGAAATGA